The following are encoded together in the Gasterosteus aculeatus chromosome 7, fGasAcu3.hap1.1, whole genome shotgun sequence genome:
- the LOC120813921 gene encoding uncharacterized protein LOC120813921 — MNLQGFKRKKDGCGTVCINHPDSNRNRNYHDCSTNNSCTYNGCTYNRSTYNSCTHNSCTYNCSTHNRCTHNSCTHNICTYDSSTYNCSTNNSCTYNSSTYNCSTYNSSNYNCSTHNRSTHNRSTYNSSTYNCSTNNSSTYNNCSTYNSCNYNRSTYNSCTYNCIAHNSCTYNGCTYNCITNNSCTYNCCTHNRSTYNSCTHNSCTYNCSTHNRCTHNSCTHNICTYDSSTYNCSTNNSCTYNSSTYNCSTYNSSNYNCSTHNRSTHNRSTYNSSTYNCSTNNSSTYNNCSTYNSCNYNRSTYNSCTHNNSTHNSSTYNCSTYNCSTNSCTYNGCTYNCITHNSCTYNGYTYNCSTYNSCIHNCSTYNCSTNNSSNYNCSTYNSCTYNCSTYNGCTYNCITHNSSTYNCSTFNSCTHNSSTHNCSTYNSCIHNCSTYNCSTYNSSNYNCSTYNSCTYNCSTHNRCTHNSCTYDSSTYNCSTNNSCTYNGCTYNCITHNSCTYNGCTYNCITNNSCTYNCCTHNRSTYNSCTHNSCTYNCSTHNRCTHNSCTYDSSTYNCSTNNSCTYNSSTYNCRTYNSSNYNCSTHNLSTHNRSTYNSSTYNCITHNSSTYNCSTFNSCTHNSSTHNCSTYNSCIHNCSTYNCSTYNSSNYNCSTYNSCTYNCSTHNRCTHNSCTYDSSTYNCSTNNSCTYNGCTYNCIAHNSCTYNGCTYNCITNNSCTYNCCTHNRSTYNSCTHNSCTYNCSTHNRCTHNSCTHNICTYDSSTYNCSTNKSCTYNSSTYNCSTYNSSNYNCSTHNRSTHNRSTYNSSTYNCSTNNSSTYNNCSTYNSCNYNRSTYNSCTYNCIAHNSCTYNGCTYNCITNNSCTYNCCTHNRSTYNSCTHNSCTYNCSTHNRCTHNSCTHNICTYDSSTYNCSTNNSCTYNSSTYNCSTYNSSNYNCSTHNRSTHNRSTYNSSTYNCSTNNSSTYNNCSTYNSCNYNRSTYNSCTHNNSTHNSSTYNCSTYNCSTNSCTYNGCTYNCITHNSCTYNGYTYNCSTYNSCIHNCSTYNCSTNNSSNYNCSTYNSCTYNCSTYNGCTYNCITHNSSTYNCSTFNSCTHNSSTHNCSTYNSCIHNCSTYNCSTYNSSNYNCSTYNSCTYNCSTHNRCTHNSCTYDSSTYNCSTNNSCTYNGCTYNCITHNSCTYNGCTYNCITNNSCTYNCCTHNRSTYNSCTHNSCTYNCSTHNRCTHNSCTYDSSTYNCSTNNSCTYNSSTYNCRTYNSSNYNCSTHNLSTHNRSTYNSSTYNCSTNNSSTYNNCSTYNS; from the exons ATGAATTTGCAgggattcaaaagaaaaaaggatggATGTGGGACGGTTTGTATCAATCATCCTGATTCTAATAG GAACAGGAACTACCATGACTGCAgtaccaacaacagctgcacctacaacggctgcacctacaaccgcagcacctacaacagctgcacccacaacagctgcacctacaactgcagcacccacaaccgctgcacccacaacagctgcacccacaacatcTGCACTTacgacagctccacctacaactgcagcaccaacaacagctgcacttacaacagctccacctacaactgcagcacctacaacagctccaactacaactgcagtacccacaaccgcagcacacacaaccgcagcacctacaacagctccacctacaactgcagcaccaacaacagctccacctacaacaactgcagcacctacaacagctgcaactacaaccgcagcacctacaacagctgcacctacaactgcatcgcccacaacagctgcacctacaacggctgcacctacaactgcatcaccaacaacagctgcacctacaactgctgcacccacaaccgcagcacctacaacagctgcacccacaacagctgcacctacaactgcagcacccacaaccgctgcacccacaacagctgcacccacaacatcTGCACTTacgacagctccacctacaactgcagcaccaacaacagctgcacttacaacagctccacctacaactgcagcacctacaacagctccaactacaactgcagtacccacaaccgcagcacacacaaccgcagcacctacaacagctccacctacaactgcagcaccaacaacagctccacctacaacaactgcagcacctacaacagctgcaactacaaccgcagcacctacaacagctgcacccacaacaacagcacccacaacagctccacctacaactgcagcacctacaactgcagcaccaacagctgcacctacaacggctgcacctacaactgcatcacccacaacagctgtacCTACAACGGctacacctacaactgcagcacctacaacagctgcatccacaactgcagcacctacaactgcagcaccaacaacagctccaactacaactgcagcacctacaacagctgcacctacaactgcagcacctacaacggctgcacctacaactgcatcacccacaacagctccacctacaactgcagcaccttcaacagctgcacccacaacagcagcacccacaactgcagcacctacaacagctgcatccacaactgcagcacctacaactgcagcacctacaacagctccaactacaactgcagcacctacaacagctgcacctacaactgcagtacCCACAaccgctgcacccacaacagctgcacttacgacagctccacctacaactgcagcaccaacaacagctgcacctacaacggctgcacctacaactgcatcacccacaacagctgcacctacaacggctgcacctacaactgcatcaccaacaacagctgcacctacaactgctgcacccacaaccgcagcacctacaacagctgcacccacaacagctgcacctacaactgcagcacccacaaccgctgcacccacaacagctgcacttacgacagctccacctacaactgcagcaccaacaacagctgcacttacaacagctccacctacaactgcagaacctacaacagctccaactacaactgcagtaccCACAACCTCAGCacccacaaccgcagcacctacaacagctccacctacaactgcatcacccacaacagctccacctacaactgcagcaccttcaacagctgcacccacaacagcagcacccacaactgcagcacctacaacagctgcatccacaactgcagcacctacaactgcagcacctacaacagctccaactacaactgcagcacctacaacagctgcacctacaactgcagtacCCACAaccgctgcacccacaacagctgcacttacgacagctccacctacaactgcagcaccaacaacagctgcacctacaacggctgcacctacaactgcatcgcccacaacagctgcacctacaacggctgcacctacaactgcatcaccaacaacagctgcacctacaactgctgcacccacaaccgcagcacctacaacagctgcacccacaacagctgcacctacaactgcagcacccacaatcgctgcacccacaacagctgcacccacaacatcTGCACTTacgacagctccacctacaactgcagcaccaacaaaagCTGCActtacaacagctccacctacaactgcagcacctacaacagctccaactacaactgcagtacccacaaccgcagcacacacaaccgcagcacctacaacagctccacctacaactgcagcaccaacaacagctccacctacaacaactgcagcacctacaacagctgcaactacaaccgcagcacctacaacagctgcacctacaactgcatcgcccacaacagctgcacctacaacggctgcacctacaactgcatcaccaacaacagctgcacctacaactgctgcacccacaaccgcagcacctacaacagctgcacccacaacagctgcacctacaactgcagcacccacaaccgctgcacccacaacagctgcacccacaacatcTGCACTTacgacagctccacctacaactgcagcaccaacaacagctgcacttacaacagctccacctacaactgcagcacctacaacagctccaactacaactgcagtacccacaaccgcagcacacacaaccgcagcacctacaacagctccacctacaactgcagcaccaacaacagctccacctacaacaactgcagcacctacaacagctgcaactacaaccgcagcacctacaacagctgcacccacaacaacagcacccacaacagctccacctacaactgcagcacctacaactgcagcaccaacagctgcacctacaacggctgcacctacaactgcatcacccacaacagctgtacCTACAACGGctacacctacaactgcagcacctacaacagctgcatccacaactgcagcacctacaactgcagcaccaacaacagctccaactacaactgcagcacctacaacagctgcacctacaactgcagcacctacaacggctgcacctacaactgcatcacccacaacagctccacctacaactgcagcaccttcaacagctgcacccacaacagcagcacccacaactgcagcacctacaacagctgcatccacaactgcagcacctacaactgcagcacctacaacagctccaactacaactgcagcacctacaacagctgcacctacaactgcagtacCCACAaccgctgcacccacaacagctgcacttacgacagctccacctacaactgcagcaccaacaacagctgcacctacaacggctgcacctacaactgcatcacccacaacagctgcacctacaacggctgcacctacaactgcatcaccaacaacagctgcacctacaactgctgcacccacaaccgcagcacctacaacagctgcacccacaacagctgcacctacaactgcagcacccacaaccgctgcacccacaacagctgcacttacgacagctccacctacaactgcagcaccaacaacagctgcacttacaacagctccacctacaactgcagaacctacaacagctccaactacaactgcagcacccacaacctcagcacccacaaccgcagcacctacaacagctccacctacaactgcagcaccaacaacagctccacctacaacaactgcagcacctacaacagctga